In Myxococcus fulvus, one genomic interval encodes:
- a CDS encoding alpha/beta hydrolase family protein — MLLMGGCASSRPTPGVAAASPYGADAAHAVGFTSLSYTDAARQRVLKTVVWYPAAEGSRMEEHPASPIFVPFVAAKDAPVSTAHARWPLVVLSHGNGGAAINMSWFGAHLAAHGFIVMSVDHPGNTYGDTSPEGYVRGWERPRDFTALLDAVSKDAVWGPRVDAGRIGAAGHSMGGYTALALAGARLNLSPIMQGCTAPETREHPGCDELRDVDYSRIDLAVARASYKDARVRAAFSMAPGMAGSYEARDVADIDVPVALVLAQGDELMPHEHNGMHLAKLLPSATTVVLEDAAHFTFLPRCTELGFKVAEVLCRDATPGTRGASQARTLSEAVSFFRRTLGGD; from the coding sequence GCCGCGTCCCCCTACGGTGCCGACGCGGCCCATGCGGTGGGCTTCACGTCGCTGAGCTACACGGATGCGGCGCGCCAGCGCGTGTTGAAGACGGTGGTCTGGTATCCGGCGGCCGAGGGCTCGCGGATGGAGGAGCACCCGGCGTCGCCCATCTTCGTGCCGTTCGTCGCCGCGAAGGACGCGCCGGTGTCCACGGCCCACGCGCGCTGGCCGCTCGTCGTCCTGTCCCACGGCAATGGCGGCGCGGCCATCAACATGTCGTGGTTCGGCGCGCACCTGGCGGCCCATGGGTTCATCGTCATGTCGGTGGACCACCCCGGGAACACGTACGGCGACACGAGCCCCGAGGGCTATGTGCGCGGCTGGGAGCGCCCCCGGGACTTCACGGCCTTGTTGGATGCGGTGTCGAAGGACGCGGTCTGGGGGCCCCGGGTGGACGCCGGGCGCATCGGCGCGGCCGGGCACTCCATGGGGGGCTACACGGCGCTCGCGCTGGCGGGTGCGCGGCTCAACCTGTCACCCATCATGCAGGGGTGCACCGCGCCGGAGACGCGCGAGCACCCGGGCTGCGATGAGCTGCGCGATGTGGACTACAGCCGCATCGACCTCGCGGTGGCGCGGGCGTCGTACAAGGACGCCCGGGTGAGGGCGGCCTTCTCCATGGCTCCCGGCATGGCGGGGAGCTACGAGGCGCGGGACGTCGCGGACATCGACGTACCGGTGGCGCTGGTGCTGGCCCAGGGGGACGAGCTGATGCCCCACGAGCACAACGGCATGCATCTGGCGAAGCTGTTGCCCTCGGCGACCACGGTGGTGCTCGAGGACGCGGCGCACTTCACCTTCCTGCCCCGATGCACGGAGCTCGGATTCAAGGTGGCGGAGGTGTTGTGCCGGGATGCCACGCCCGGGACGCGAGGGGCCTCGCAGGCTCGGACGCTCTCGGAGGCCGTGTCGTTCTTCCGGCGGACGCTCGGCGGCGACTGA